The Microcaecilia unicolor chromosome 13, aMicUni1.1, whole genome shotgun sequence genome has a window encoding:
- the LOC115456651 gene encoding uncharacterized protein LOC115456651, whose protein sequence is MAGYNSPAAHMDLWGVSHTREKGWYLSLMAPNDRGPNYAWLDPSRLYCHQQALQDCIEDLLQPFQDDVIDLVAGMDAMGFILGAAIANHLGKGFLAIRKSGHLCVETHTQPYTDYSGREKVMEVRTDAIKPGLRILLVDQWIETGGTMQAAIKLVEQDGGVVAGVAAICIEDSEGGLQVKAQYKCSDCVPEHLRIQFNSHNLESFKTFPRRQKYHEK, encoded by the exons ATGGCAG GATACAACTCCCCTGCTGCTCACATGGACCTGTGGGGTGTCTCTCACACCAGGGAAAAAGGGTGGTACCTCTCACTGATGGCTCCCAATGACCGAGGCCCTAATTATGCATGGCTGGATCCTTCCAGGTTGTACTGTCATCAGCAG GCCCTGCAGGATTGCATTGAGGACCTGCTTCAGCCTTTTCAGGATGACGTCATTGACCTGGTAGCTGGAATGGATGCCATGGGATTTATTCTAG GTGCTGCTATTGCTAATCATCTGGGAAAAGGCTTCCTGGCCATCCGAAAATCAGGCCACCTCTGCGTGGAGACTCATACTCAGCCATACACTGATTACTCTGGGCGGGAGAAAGTGATGGAAGTTCGAACTGATGCCATCAAACCAG GACTACGTATCCTGTTAGTTGACCAATGGATTGAGACTGGGGGAACCATGCAGGCTGCTATCAAGTTGGTGGAACAGGATGGAGGAGTGGTAGCAG GTGTGGCTGCGATCTGCATTGAAGACAGTGAAGGTGGCCTGCAGGTAAAGGCTCAGTACAAGTGCTCTGACTGCGTTCCTGAACATCTGCGGATCCAGTTCAACAGTCACAATCTGGAATCATTCAAAACATTTCCCAGGCGGCAAAAATACCATGAAAAATGA